The Acidobacteriota bacterium genome includes a region encoding these proteins:
- a CDS encoding glycine--tRNA ligase subunit alpha, with product MKDHALTFQELVLKLESFWAERGCVLQQPYDLEVGAGTMAPETFLRVLGSKPYRAAYVQPSRRPADGRYGDNPNRLFKHTQLQVILKPPPEDVQELYLESLRALGIDLRQHDIKFEEDNWESPTLGAWGIGWQVMLDGLEVTQFTYFQQCGGVDLDPISAELTYGLERLAAFLQDVDSIYDIVWARDPNVVTYGDVRHAEELQFSVYNFEMADVEKTWEHLRLYEAECASLLKQFEFTRPSKEQEDAARREEMKRFPLLAAFDLCLKCSHLFNLLDARGAISVTERVGVIARIRTLAVGVAKAYIMQQKSSPSLETTLPDWAGRLSQ from the coding sequence GTGAAAGACCACGCACTCACATTCCAGGAGCTGGTGCTGAAGCTCGAAAGCTTCTGGGCGGAGCGCGGGTGCGTGCTGCAGCAACCCTACGACCTGGAGGTCGGCGCGGGGACGATGGCGCCGGAGACATTCCTGCGCGTCCTGGGGTCGAAGCCGTATCGCGCGGCGTATGTGCAGCCCTCGCGGCGTCCGGCGGACGGGCGTTACGGTGATAATCCGAATCGACTGTTCAAGCACACCCAGCTCCAGGTCATCCTGAAGCCGCCGCCGGAGGATGTGCAGGAGCTGTATCTCGAATCGCTGCGCGCCCTCGGCATCGACCTGCGCCAGCACGACATCAAGTTCGAAGAAGACAATTGGGAGTCGCCCACGCTGGGCGCGTGGGGCATCGGCTGGCAGGTGATGCTCGACGGCCTCGAGGTCACGCAGTTCACCTACTTCCAGCAGTGCGGCGGCGTGGACCTCGATCCTATCTCCGCCGAACTCACCTACGGACTCGAGCGTCTCGCCGCCTTCCTGCAAGATGTGGATTCCATCTACGACATCGTGTGGGCGCGCGATCCTAACGTCGTGACCTACGGTGACGTGCGACACGCGGAGGAGTTGCAGTTCTCGGTGTACAACTTCGAAATGGCCGACGTGGAGAAGACCTGGGAGCATCTGCGTCTGTACGAGGCCGAGTGCGCGTCGCTGCTCAAGCAGTTCGAGTTCACGCGGCCCTCGAAGGAGCAAGAGGACGCTGCGCGCCGTGAGGAGATGAAGCGCTTTCCTCTGCTGGCGGCGTTCGATCTTTGCCTCAAGTGCTCGCACTTGTTCAACCTGCTGGACGCGCGTGGCGCTATCAGCGTGACCGAGCGCGTGGGCGTGATCGCGCGCATCCGCACGCTCGCTGTCGGGGTAGCGAAGGCATACATCATGCAGCAGAAATCGAGTCCTAGTCTGGAAACAACACTGCCAGATTGGGCTGGTCGCCTTTCACAATGA